AAAACGACCTCGTTGGTGGGtcagatccttcaccaccatcctcgtcacacTCCTCTACTATCCCTTCTTTGAGAACGCATGTGTTTCTGTTAGGGATTTCTAAACCACGgagttgaccgccgagattaacttctctctctcgacgagtcgcgctcgtggactcaggtgtcacagCGCTAGggggattctgcgcctgcgGCACACTTTGTCCCAGGCTTTGATTCGGCAAatcggctgtcgactttcccatagttattttcttttttaccgatcgtgtttcaattggcatgaacttcgtagtttagcactgggtcccatcgggcgtgccaaaatgttgaccctagaaactaccaagcctacgtggcgcgcaggccgagtaatctataagctaactacgtccttcggtgattgcggggcgtgccaactcgtcgaccgagctcggccgaggagtaaatttgttgatgttgcgttgggtgcgcggctgacttctgcgtcttgcgattgcggccgagaaaggaacacgtctcagcctcttgggttctcgaacctgaagacaaggttactattcttacgaagttcaatatcaaattcggctttcaatgtgccgaatgtaatgactgtaacacctcactttgccgagaaggctgatgagatgacctcgaccaataaggatttagaaacccttcttgaccgagacttggataggtaatcaaccgctctcgccgcagtgctgttgatgccaacggaagatactacGAGAACGActaattctacggtgacagagctatctatgccgacttaagatatcatcggttgcttccacagtgttgTTGATGTCAACGGAAGATatgtcagcgaaaaagaaaaaggaaaaagatctcaagttgttgagagtttgcgcagggcaattttgtattgatttgcagggggcttgaatgatgtgtaacctcttctatttatagcaatggcttcccccaaggtcgagttaaaaacctactcggactaggttttCTTCCCCTGATCAGCatcaactcgaccagtcctacctTCACTAGGACTGTGAACCTAGTCTTTTACCTGAACCAGATTCGCTTCCGtgtcctgccgagactccttatcgcactaggattcgacctcttgcgttatgacctagccgacctaggtttggaggcccacgtactgaacgatccatggtattcttgtcgcaaggcctcccgggccgagaatgaccctacactcggcccaaactgttattttgggcccaaacaagtacagagtttttcgttaaagtttccaaaaataaaagaaactttaacgaaaagctcccgatactattaattttaatgaaaaatcatatttttacactgaaaaatcaatcatggtactattcactttaccctttattttgtctttatcgttaaaactcaaagttttcaagccttttttattagttttcctaaaaataaaTTGTCATTCCAGACGTCTTGCACCATTCTTTAAAATCACAATTTGACATTTATGTACACGTATTTAATTGAGATTCTCAAGTAACTAAGGAACGACTACTTTAGAGGACACTACAGCATCACATAGCACAGCCGCAGGTGGTAAAGAACCTACGAACCTAAACGGAACAAATTacgaacagaaaaaaaaaacaggaatTCTGGATCCGAATACCTTTCAGAAGCTTTATCCTGGGTATTTGACAGAGGCTCCTAGAAATACACACACAAAACATAATGAAATCTTACTCGTTACTGATTTATATAATACCAATCCAAAAGTCGAAGCGAAACTAAGACGAATCTCACATACTATTTTACCCTCTCATACAAATTTCAGAAACAATCTATGTCCACATATTAGTTCATAGTCATCAGCATATACGGATAGACAATATTTCTTTAATTCTAGGCATCTCAACACCTCAGTGATAACCAAGGGGAGCCGGTGCTTCTCGCAATTCCTTGCCCTCGTAATGAATGTCCTGCAAGCAAATGACAGACAGATTATGAGACTCCAGAGGTATTTGGAAAACATGTGAACATGGTAGCATTCGTTACATGGGCGTCACTGAGGGGAACATATTGACAACAAAAGTGACGAAATTGTAGAATCAATCAAAGGGCATGGACATGGAAAAAGGCATTTAGTACTCACAGATGCAAAATGGTTGACATCGCGATGATGAGCTTCATCAGCACGAATCACAGTAATGACATCCTTGAGCTTCGCATCTTTAGGTAACCTCCAGTAGTCAATAGCAATTGCAGGAGCCTGTACATTTTCAATCTTGCCACTATCGATATCCTTCAAATACTCTGTATAAGAGTGTATAGCCTCCTCCTCCAGATACCCAACAATCCTATGTGCCAGTTTTGGGGAAATCATATAAAGAACAAAGAAGGCATTGAAGAAGACTCCCTGCACAGTGAGAACCAGCAGTCTCTCGTACCACACGGGCTTCACAAGTTCAACCATTGTCATCAGGTGCATTCTCTCGTTCTCTGCCTCTTCAAGTAAAGCCTTGATCCAACCACCACTATGCTGAAACTTGCGCAGAGACCTTAAGTGCAGCAGCATTCCTCCGACCATGCCAGGGACAGCTGCCACAGTTTCCAACATCATTGCACGGCACCCATACCGTCTCTGAAACATATAATCCAATAGTTGAAAACAGAGATCGTATTGGAATAAAAAGAATAGTCCTAAAACAAGATTTATTAACTAGTATGATAACAAAAACGTTGCAATCACAAAACGCTAACTTAGGAAGCTTCTACACATTACAATTCCTCAGAACGAAGAGGTATGTAAATACAATTTCAATTCGTTCAAGAATGCACACCCATAAAAATCAACTAATTTGACATGCATTGATCAATAAAAACTTTATAAGTGGCTAAATCATTTGTCTTGAAATGTTTGGGGTACTGCAGAAATGCGGATTACTGGACAAATATGCTCATAAAAACTCAtattaatgtaaaatatatcgttgtacttaAAATATATCGTTATATCAGGGGCGGAATCCTccccttaatgtaaaatatatcgtaGTAGTTAAATcaacttaaaaaaaagaaatcataaaaatgaataatacatGTGTCATTTCGCATACACGAGCAAATTAATaccaaaaaaacataaaaataaaaaaaggagacAAGTAACAAAACCTGAAAGAAAATATCCGTTGGAATCCGAAGAAGCTTGACGGTCCTGAAGGCAAATCTGTCTAGAAAAGTCTTGGGCACATGGTGCTTGCCCAGATCGATGGATAGGTCCGCCCTATAGGTTTCCCATGGCTGCACTcatcaaacaaaattcaaacacttcaaattccaaaaattaaattaaattaaaccaaCAAAGAAAGCAGTAAATTATATACTTGCGACTAGTCCTCCTCCTTCTCACCATGAAGCAATTCCAAGGCCACTCAGTCCCGTCCTCCCTTGTGATCTTCGGCCTCTGAATTCCCCAGTAGTTCGACACAACGACGTTGCTGTCGCTTCCTTTCTTGCCGCCGTCGGCCACCGAGCCCCCGCTCTCCTTCTGCTCCTTCTCCGCCGACGTAGTCCCAACCGGCGGCGCAACAGGTTGCGGCGCGCTGCTCATCATCCTCATCCAGTAAAATCCGCTAAAACCGTCGCCGCTCCGACGGTCCGCGCCGTCCAAGGGCCTTGCAGTGACCGCCGTGGAAATGTACCGGTTGTAGTTCCGGGCACCGCGCAGACCGCCGACCAACGACCTCACTGCGATCCTGTTCATCTTCGCCGGTCCAAGAGGGTTTTATCTCGTGCACGTTTTAGGGGATTTTTGGTAAGAAAACGGTTTGGATTGTCGCTTCGCGTGATGGCTTTTGGGGGGTCACTGAAGACCGACCACTTATATTGAAAAGAAGCAGAAGTTACTGGAAGGGGGTTTTGGCTGCCTGCTTCGCGGGAACTTCTTACCATTTTAGGCCATTTGCTTGGAGCTCAAGTAGGGAATTTTTTATTGTCTGGATCGCGTGGATCTCACTGGactagaggatgggccatggcgGTTGCGGTGTGACTTACGGGACTGCCCTTGTCCGGAATTCCGATTATATGGGAGTTGCAGCGCTGACTGGTGGTGATTCGGGCAATAGCGTGGCTCCATAGACATTTCGCCACGCACTCAGGTTACACGTGTACGGTAGGGAAAGTAATTGCTGCGGGTGAGGCAAATTACTTTCttttctcacattttttttaaaaaattatgtattgAAGATTATAATTGTAATTCACTAGTTTTTATAATGTCAAGGTGAATTTTATTACTATATAATTTAGATAAAGTGACgctaaatataaataaattaggtaATGGTAAGAAACAGACAAATTTGATAATGCTAAATTTGGCCACAAGAATATAACTTTTTTGTCGGAAAGCAAAACGTGAAATGCACCTGTAACTGAAATTAAAACATGTGACATGCACTTTATTCATGGTAGTAGATAATCAAAGATTCATGGTAGTAGATAATGCAACATGGTATATataatagaaaacttcattctAATTCTTGGCAAATATAATTTTTAGACTAAAATCATGAGTaagattaaaatataattttagttCATTGATACATTGATAACCTCATTTCTTAAttacattttgattttttaattatttctctttttcttcctattttaacatattaattttattgcattataattataattttcatttcatttatcgtaatatattttgttgtaaacatttagataaactaatttttgttgtatatttcgatttactttgtcttcttcatttaggtatgtttataccatatttagggcctcgtatttagatctcgtacaaatactcgagggacttaaatgtaattatgtgataaaggaatgagCAAATATTTAATAAGTgatgagtccttattctataaaaggacccatcaccctcacaattgaggaaggtcaattcctaggccctctcaccccctcttaaagctctcactctcagagctctctctcccttagataaatacataaccagtgtggacgtagcccaaaccttggggtgaaccacgatacatcttgtgttatttacatttctcgcagattcacggtcagatttacattgttccaagacctccgattttgtgcatcaatacattatgtaccatatattaggcctcaaCTGGGTCTCATGAAAactacttgggggacttagcccattatttatgtattgagaagcgagcccttattctataaaagggactcccccactttcattagagagcacccattattcatgtactgaggagcgagcccttattttataaaagggactccctcacattcattagagagcaacgccaccagctgagcaaccgtctcgccgtaagcatcactcctaacccatcacttatgtattgaggagcgatcccttattttataaaagggactccctcaccatcattagagcaacatcaactctaacccattattcatgtactgaggagcgagcccttattttataaaatggactctctcaccttcattagagagcaccgcCGCCAGcggagcaaccgcctcgccgtgagcatcactctagcccatcatttatgtattgaggagcgagcccttattcta
The nucleotide sequence above comes from Malus sylvestris chromosome 16, drMalSylv7.2, whole genome shotgun sequence. Encoded proteins:
- the LOC126608534 gene encoding ubiquinol oxidase, mitochondrial-like, whose protein sequence is MNRIAVRSLVGGLRGARNYNRYISTAVTARPLDGADRRSGDGFSGFYWMRMMSSAPQPVAPPVGTTSAEKEQKESGGSVADGGKKGSDSNVVVSNYWGIQRPKITREDGTEWPWNCFMPWETYRADLSIDLGKHHVPKTFLDRFAFRTVKLLRIPTDIFFQRRYGCRAMMLETVAAVPGMVGGMLLHLRSLRKFQHSGGWIKALLEEAENERMHLMTMVELVKPVWYERLLVLTVQGVFFNAFFVLYMISPKLAHRIVGYLEEEAIHSYTEYLKDIDSGKIENVQAPAIAIDYWRLPKDAKLKDVITVIRADEAHHRDVNHFASDIHYEGKELREAPAPLGYH